The nucleotide window AGGACATCGGCGCGCTGGCTATCCTCGACGGGCGGAGGCTGCTGGACGCCGACGGCCGCTTCCAGATCGAGCGGGTTCGCGATCGGGTCCAGGAACGGCTGCATCTTGTTCCTCGCTTCCGGCAGCTGCTGTACCGGCCGGGGTTGGGGCTGGGCTGGCCGCTGTGGATCGACGCGCCGTCGATCGATCTTGCCGAGCACGTGCGGGTGTTCCCGCTGGCCGCGCCGGCCGACGAGGCGCGGCTGCTGCTGGCCTGTGAGGAGCTGCGGCACCGCCGGCTGGACCGGTCGCGGCCGCTGTGGGAGCTGTGGTTCCTGCCCGGGCTGCCGGACCGGCGCGTCGGCCTGTTCATGCGGGTGCACCACGCGATCGCCGACGGCATGGCGGGGATCGCCGCGCTGGGCGCCTTGGTTGATCTCGTCCCCGATCCACCCGGGACCAACGGGCCGCCGTGGACGCCAGCGCCAATGCCGTCCAGGCGTGAGCTGTTCGGCGACAACTTGCGCCGGCACCTCCAAGACGTCGGTCGCGCCTCCACAAGGCTCGACCATCCGGTCGACACGGTCCGCCAGGCCCGGCGGGGATTGCCGGCGGTGCGCGAGGCGTTCGCGGAAGCGCGGGCACCGCGGACCAGCCTGAACCGGCGGATCGGCAGCCACCGTCGCTTCGCGCTGGTCCGCAGCGACTTGGGCCTCGTCAAACGGATCGCCCATGCAAGCGACGCGACGGTCAACGACGTGCTGATGGCCGTGCTCGCCGGCGGCCTGCGCGAGCTGCTGGTTGGCCGCGGCGAGCGCGTGGACGGGGTGGTGCTACGGGTGTTCGTGCCGGTCTCGCTCCACGGCGAGCAA belongs to Actinomycetota bacterium and includes:
- a CDS encoding wax ester/triacylglycerol synthase family O-acyltransferase gives rise to the protein MDRLSAQDLMMLWPEELGWSQDIGALAILDGRRLLDADGRFQIERVRDRVQERLHLVPRFRQLLYRPGLGLGWPLWIDAPSIDLAEHVRVFPLAAPADEARLLLACEELRHRRLDRSRPLWELWFLPGLPDRRVGLFMRVHHAIADGMAGIAALGALVDLVPDPPGTNGPPWTPAPMPSRRELFGDNLRRHLQDVGRASTRLDHPVDTVRQARRGLPAVREAFAEARAPRTSLNRRIGSHRRFALVRSDLGLVKRIAHASDATVNDVLMAVLAGGLRELLVGRGERVDGVVLRVFVPVSLHGEQPGQARGNLDGAMVVPLPIGEPDHPRRLRLIAADTTERKQRSRPQGGTPFRNPLIQRAALRVVHRQHVMNTYAANVPGPPVPLYFAGAPLLEVFPIVPILGNVSVGVGALSYAGQFNLTAVADRDLCPDLEVFVKGMGSSLDALAASMLACSAAGEG